TGATTACTTCTAGTTCTTTAAAATAACATAAATGTGTCCATATTTCAGATTTTGTTGAATAGCTACTGTATATGTAATTTTTATATGGGCTTAATGTTATTTTCAgagcctctctttttttcattgGGAGTCTATATATAACTAGTGTATGATTGTCTTCCATGGAATATTCTTATTTCTTCTATGTTTCATTATTTTATTGCTGAGTTAACTAGTATGACACTTTGGAACCTCTGAATCTGTTTTCACCCTCTTAGGAAGTTCTGGTACCCATGTGCTGGTTGAACAGTTATGGAAGTAACCAATTTCTATGCAAGGGTGCAAATAGAGAATTTTCTGATATCCAAATTCCTTTGCATTTGGCTACTTCAACTTCTCAGCTTTGATATGCACCATATCAGCTAGAAGCCTAGAACTTGCCTTTAGGGCTACCTGCTTTTCATGAATATCTTGATTTTCGTGCTAGTAGTGTTTGTAGTGGAAATATTGGGAGATGTTATTTCAAAACTAATGAAATACTAATTAGATCAGTAGGTTGTTTCCTGCTCATGTACTGCAAAAAGAAAACCATGCATCCATCTAGAGATATATAAAATACTGTTTAGATTGGTTGATAGTTTTACAAGTTTGTACCAACATAGTTTATTTAAAAGCTTACCATACGGGTTTCATGCCAAAAACTTTGAGAGTTTTATGTACCAACATACTTATTTATGTGAATTTCAAAGTTGCATGTCAAACACTGCCAATGTCCTGAATTGAACAGGAGTAAATTGATTGAAAGTTCCTATTGTAGCTCCATTTAGTTGTACATCACTACTGCAGCTTTGGAACATTCCAGTATGCTGCAGTTTGGTCAAGTGAAACCTTTATACGCTATTCTTCATTCACTTGCCTTTTATTTTCGCCTCAATCATTTCTGCTTTTATGTCTGTACAGGTTTCAGTTTCAATGTACAAAACTTCTACCACCTTATTCTGTTCTGAAACTAGTTGCATCAGCGGAAGCAATGACAATTGAAGAACGCCGCCTTTTGCCTGTGGGATTGTTTTCTGTCCACTTGTTGACCCAGTTAAGAGTTTGGCCTTTTCGATTATCTAGCTGGACATGATTTGCTTCTTTCAGGCGAAGCACTGATATAGCCGGGAAATTGGGCACGCCAGTTTAGTTGCTGGGGATTGCGTTTCAGTGCCACCTGCTAGTTACGGTTCGGTAGGAATCTTGTACCACTTAAACTGTGTGATGAAATGTCTGAGTTAAATGTAATACATGTTACCGTGTTGGCCTCTGTAGCCAGAATCCGTACCACTTAATTCTACGAGGAACCAACCTGCATTAGCGGAAGCCCAATATGGTATCAGTAAATTCTGTTTGTTTCAGCTTAATGGTATTTTTCGATCATTAACTTTCAAGAAAGATAAAGTCAAATACCCTTAAAAATCAGAAGCTAGAAGCACCCTGCCATTAGCTTTCCAACTTCTAGCTTTTGGGATAAGTGGAGCTTCAAGAAGCTTGAAAACGACAGGATCTAAGAATGTAACATTTTTATGTGTAGGATTGTGCGCAGTTCCACTTGTTGCACCAAGTTAAAAGTTACCGACAAAAACTCTATTAGCTGCATTCAGCCAACAGTGTTTTACTCTCACACCAAATTAGCACTAGCCAGCAGCAACCACCCAGTattttttttcacaacaaatcagcaccagtcacTCGCCACAACACAGTGAATAGAGTGAAACTAGTTGTTTTTCAACCGTACTCCCTCGGTCCAAAAATGAGTGCACTTCTAGAGTTTGGATGCAGAGATCGATGTTAATGAGAAATTACGTATATATCTTTATAAAAATGTAATTATTGAGAGAAAGTAAGAAAAAACAAATAGAGATATGTTGTCACATTCGTAGATGTGTATTTATTTTATGATAAATTTTGAACTCTAAAAATGCATTTATTTTGGAACGAATGGAAGATTCACTGATTACCTGTTCTGATTATCTTGCTTGACCTGGCCGTACAGGTGGGGCCGGACGGCCGGTGTATCCGATGAACGTTACCGTGGGGCCCACTCGTCGGTGCTCGCAAAATCCCCACGGCTTCCGTTTCCGttccccaccgccggcgccgtcaACGCTAAGGTTGAGATCGAATGCCGCCGCCCATGGCGACCTGAAATTCCTGCCGCTCTTCCGCTGCCCCGGGCCCTATCTCCTCATCTCCACGCCCCGGGCTCTCCGAgctctgctcctgctcctgcggTCGGCGCCCCCGTCTTCGGTGCCGTTGCTGCGGCCGCCGGTGAagccgccgccggtcagccaAGGTGAGGTGCTTCCCGCCCATCGAAGAGGCTGCATCTTCACTTTCCCGATATGCCTCGAACACCTTGCGTCGTCTGAGCGTTTCTTGCTTGgtcccaccaccaccagcatcaaCGCCCGCCATCTGTTCGACGGAATGCCTccgaggaggaagggagggaaggGCAGGAGGGCGGCGCGTCCGGGGGCCGGCCGCATCAGCATCGACGAGCTCCCAGACGAAGTCCTTCACCACGTGCTGTCGTTCCTGCCGGCGCAGGAGGCCGTGCGGACGTGCGTGTTGGCCCGGCGCTGGCGCCACCTCTGGAGGTCCGCCACGGGCCTTCGTATCTCGTGCGGCCCTGAGAATGAGGCGGCAGTGAATGTGAAGAAGCTCCGGGATTTTGTGGACCATCTGTTCCTCCTCCGTGGAGGCTCGCCTCTTGACACGTGCCAGTTCAACTTGCTTGATATtaacgaggatgatgatgacacGCGCAGAATACACCTCTGGATCCGGCATGTTCTGATGTGTAGAGTTCGGGTGCTCAGCCTCAATATGACTTGGTATAGCGAGTGTTGGACCAAATGTTTTTCTCTGGATGGTCTACCTCTCGTCTCCCAACACCTGAAGAGGTTAGAGCTTTCTAGTCTATATCTCGACGATAGCTTCCTTGACTTCTCTAGCTGCCCGGCCTTGGAAGTTATTGAAATCAAAGAATGTGAAATACCTGACCTCGATAGGATATTGTCGCGATCCCTGAAGTCTCTAAGTATCACTGGCTGTTGTGAGTTCAGTGAGTTTCATCGCTTTCATGTTTATGCCCCAAATCTTGTTTCATTGTGGCTTGAGGTCTTCATCGGCAGGGTTCCTATTCTTGATAGAATGCCATCCCTAGTGGAAGCGGTTGTCAGAATTGGTAGACCTGATGACTTCTGTCATCTTGCTGACTCTGGGAACTGTGAGGATGAGCACTGTCCTGGTTGTTATGGGGCAGATGGTGATACTGGCTGCGTGCTTCTCCAGGGTTTATCAGAGGCTCAGAGTTTGGTGCTAATCTCTGACACTAAAATGGTATGCTATGCTTGACAAATGTTATTGTTAAGTTTGTTTCTTCACTTTccctcttttttagattaatcatTTTTAATATTGGGGTTTGATCATCTTTGCATGCCCAGTTTATTTTCAGAAGGGATTTGAAATGTTGTCCAATATTTAGTAACTTGAAGACTTTGTTACTCAATGAATACTGGTGTGTGCCTGATGACTTCAGTGCTCTTACATGTATCCTTGAACATTCACCGGTTTTAGAGAAGCTCACTCTTCAACTATTTTGTGAGGTATACAATTTCTAGATATATAACGACTACATTTTAAAATTGCTGAGATTGTTATTTAATGTTTCAAATATCTTCATATACTCTGTAGGGACCCAAAAGTAATGTGCATATGAAAGGGAGCCCTGATCCAAAAGAGAGATCAAATGCGATATCAGAGCATCTTAAAGTAGTGGAAGTCAAATGTGAAGTGGTTGATGATAGAGTGATAAATATTCTGAAGTTCCTGAATAAACTTGCCATATGTAAGCTCCAATGTCATTGTTCACACTTTCTGTGCTTCTGAAGTTTGCTTTGACATGTGGGATAGGAAACCAAGTTATGAGGAAATTCCTAAGATCATTAGTATTAGTCAATACTGGGCTAGTTGCAGAGATATAAAATCCTTCTATCATTGTACATTTAGTTGgtggaaaaggaaaatagaaaacaaaatgGATGCGGCAGTCTAAGTGAATCCTATTCCATTATACACATGTTGAATTAAGTAGTTTTATAGCGGTAATGTTACTTGTCAGCTTACGGATTTGTTGAGTTGTAACACAACCTATTGAATTAAGTAGTTCTGTAGCGGTAATGTTACTTTTTAGCTTACAGATTTGTTTAGTCGTAACTGAAAATGTGTGTTTAACACTTAAGCAATGACACATTGTGTTGATTTCTTCAATTTTCCTTCCTTTTtaacttttcctttttttagtcCCATTCTCCAATACACTATATTTTATCGTTACATTCATTGAATATATCTTACTATAAACTACTAGTAGTATAACAATTTGAAAACTTATTACTTGTGATAAATCTACTAATACAGTTCTATGCGgtaaatttaaatatttttgtGCAGAATGGTGATCAGAATTTTTGAATTTGTTTCCACAGAGTCTGATAAATCTGTTCAAGAATAGAACTAGAGATTCTAAACTTTATGAGTTATAGGACAAAGGCTAGTGTTTAACTTTGGAAtctagtatgtatgtatgtatgtggtTAGATAGGCATCAGTGTTCTATGTGTCCGTACTCCATTTGTTATCGAGTCTTCTGTGTTCTCAAACTTGCGTTCGGGTGTTTTACATAATTTTTTCTTTGTTGGTCCTCTACGCTTCTTTGTCTGTGTTGAGACATGCTAAATCATTTCGTTTGATTTTCCTTTTTGTCCACTCATTgaacatttgaaaaaaaaatggcaaCTCAATTTGTAAAAACTGCTGATGGTATAACAATTTCATTTGGCTACCTCTGTTTACCTGTTGTCTTACATATCCATATCCTTGGCTAGAATTATGTAATACTAGCCATCTGATATTCTGATTCTTGCTATTGATGTGGAGGTTATTGGATGCCATTGCTTGAAAACTAATGTAATACTACCATCGTGCAAAGATAGATTACATCTTGTTACTGTAGGaagtatgtaacaaaagttctTAGCTTTCGCCATCAATGTACAAAGTAATATATACAGTCCATGCAAAATGATACCATAATATTTTTTATGGAAATAAATTTTTTAATGATACTTGTCAAAGACAGCCTAGATGTCCCACATGGCTTTTTAGTTAAACTTCCAGTTTTAGTAAACATCTGTAAAATATTTGGAATAATTTCATATTATGCAATTTTGGAAAGCAAGTTTCTTTGGTGCTAGCCAGTCTATTGTTGTAGTCAATTGCGTCGACtatgttttattttatttctgaCACTCCTTGCAAACTATTGCTTTCAGATTCGTACAAGTTTCAGTTTTGAGTAACAGAAAGTGAGAGGATGCATTTGCAGAGATTATTGAAACTGTATGGGCCGTCTAAACAGAATCATTGCTAGCCATCCAATCCAAGCTTCATGTCTCAGGGCCAGGGGTAGGTCTGAACCAAAGACAAATATGCTACACTTGATCGGTACAACAACAAATGGAAGACCGAATTCTACCATGGGAAGCAAAGGCTAACAAGAATGATGTTCTATCAGCCGATGTGGACCCTTTTCATCTGTTTCACTCATATGATAGACTTGACAGTGTGTAGTCAGTTGTTTGACTCATCTAGTAGCTAGGCTATGCCTGGTTTAACTTGCTATTTTGGTTTTGCAGCCGTGTAACTTAGGTTCTGGTTTAGCGTCTATTCATGAAAGGTTTCCCAGTTTTAGCGTCTATTCGCTCCTGTTATTCCTTTGCTGTATTATTTTTGTGACCCGCCGATGTGATGATGTATGCTAATGTGCTCCTAAGTTTTCATGTCTGTTGGGAAATCTTTCTGGCGATTGAGAGAGTAGACAATTATAAGTCACACTCACACAAAAGTCAGAAACCTATATTATTTGGAACGGGGATAAAATTAGGATGTGTTAGCAACAGGCCGAATCAGGAGCTATCTATAGTTAGGGATGAGAATGAAAATGGAATCGTTATCAAGATTTTACCGGATTTTAGATCTAAACGAAAATGGTATCAGTTATTGAAAATCCGAAAATGATAAAAAGATCCACAATCGAAAAAGAAAACAATTCGATCTCTTCTGGTCTTTTTCAAAAAATACAGTATTTGACCAATATTTTACTGCCGATAATTATCGAATTACATTCATCAGCGATTTCACGCAAGACCCTAGTCAGAGAAGACCATTTCGCAGCATCTCGGCGGCAACTTCATGtttcctgctggctgctgctgtcgCCGCCCCTCCGAGTACTAATTAGAGCGGCTAGTTATTCGATTCGAAATTAGCCTGGAATATTTCTTATAAAGTTGAATACTCTTTAGTCATGCATGTACTTGTGTTTTTTAAATCTGCTGCCGTACGAAGAGATGGATGGAATCAGACGCGTGCGTCGACGTCGATCAAGCGCGTGAGGAttctggcaaaaaaaaaaaaacaagtcccTAGTCTGTTACGCCATTTTCTGGTTTTGTGTGaattggttttccttttgcgaCATTTTTCTTGAGCCATCGGATATTCTCAAACATTGGTGCTCATTTCTTTCTGTTATGACGGTACCACTCCCTTCTTGTTCATCCCTTTAGATTCTAAACCTCCTGGCAAAATAGCTGCCCCCTTCGCGACCTCTTGGTAATGCTCAGATATTTTAAGGACCGGGACAAGACATTGTCCAATAATTGGCACAAAAGGATGTAACAGTCGGTAACATATCTGCAATGCCAGAGAGCTCCAGAAGTTTGGGTACTCATCCTTTAAGAACACATCATTAAGATGAAGCCTCGTCAAGTTCTTGGAGCTGAGGAGCAAAAGCCTTCACAGATCCTTTTCTAGCAATGAGCACCGCATACCAAACATTATCCCAACAGTTGGTtcttcaaatttcaaatattaGAAATAGTTGGTGACTACATACTTGAGCAACGTACGCTAGTCTTGCAAAGCTATACATACATAAACCAAAGAGCAAGAGAGGTGAGCAACCGTTTAAATCAGGTAAAGGTACATCTGAGAACTACAAAACAGTGGCGCAAACATCAAGGCCACAAACTTCATCCACACACCTCCCCGGATAGTTGCCAGCAGTCCCACCATCCTCGAGACTTCAACACTGCAATGGTTCTCTGCAAGAATGAACTAGTACAAACATGAACAAATTCTAGCCCCTTGGTTACAGATGTCGAGTGCAATACAAGAATCGGTGTTACTCTAGGCAGCTGATCAATCAACCACAAAATTGGTGCAGTTATTGCAAATTTGGATGGGTACTCGGCTAATGACCTAAGGAAGGATTCTTGTTAGAAATATTTGTCCAGGACTCTTGTTGAATATTCCGCACTAAACTTAGGTCTGCATAAACATTTGCAGCATACTGCAAATCTGCAACAAAGATGGTACGATTGGTTCATGTATGTTCATGCCAACGTAAACCTAAACTCTGTCCTAACACATATTTTAGTCAGATTTTGGAAACATACTTCATGGGATGAGGAGGAACTTTCTTCATTAACTATATCAGTAGTTCCAGTAGTTTGGTACGTACCAAATATCTCTGATGACATTGAATTGCTTCAGATTGCTTACAGAGACTTCCAAGATTTTCAAAAGTTCCCAATGGCAAATCTTATAACCATCCTTTCTGTATCTAACTTCAACAACACTAAGATATGGCAGATGAACGAATTCTGCAATGGAATTGCATAATTCATTGTCCACAATATTGGGCTTCTCAGATTCCTGAGCAAGCAAAACCCCAGAGATCAAACACACATGATAAATTTAATATAATAACATCTGTCATATCTTGATAAGTGTGGGTGGGTGGATGGGATGTGTGTGTGTTTGCGCCTTTGGCACATTAATATTAAGCTTCTCTAGGAGTCGTGTGTGTTGAAGAAAACAGAGTAGCACTTCCAAGCCAATGTTCAAACGCCAGTTATCAAGTACCAAAGTCCTTAAATTGCCAAACATGGGGCAGCATTGCAAATCCCTTTTGACAGTGAACTGTAGAAAGTGCACGAAGGCAGTTAAAGGTTACTTTGGAGTAGAGTTTGCGATTAGTCAAGTGAACAAGAGTATATGATAAAACAGACATACCATTTGATAGGAAGGATCCAATCTTAAGTATTTAACACTTGACAAACCCCCTAGAAGCACACAGTCGCGGTTGCGGTCATTACCACAACAGTTTGCACATACACCACAACAGTTCCTGCATAGCTTATGATAATCCTCATCGGTACCTTCACCATAATGAACCTCATCAGTACCTTCGCCACAGTGATCCTCGTCAGTATCTATACCACACCGATCCTCATCAAACCATCCAAGCGTGATAACTGCATTCACCAACCGTGGCATGGTTTCAAGCATAGGAGTTTGACCTTCACAATAAGCTAGTACAAGAAAACGAAGGCTTGGGACAGAAATAGTCGTTATGGCACCGAAGTCAAAGTTGCAGTGTGTGATTTTGAGGTCTATGAGTGATTCGGAGAAGATCTTGTCAACATAATGCAAGCATGCATCCTCAGACACACCAACGCCGTACATGATGAGAAATCAAGAAAACTCCCTGTCAACTTCACCTCACTAAGCTCTAGCCTCTTCAGGTGTGCTGAAACAAGAAACTGGTTCCCGAGTTGCGTGTGAACATTGGTGCCAAGCCTGGCTATGAGCACCGGAACTTGCCAGGACAGCACATGCCGGATCCAGACGTCGACTTCGGCACCGTCCACACGCGGAAAACCATCAAATCTGAAGTTGCAGATATGTCAGAGCACAGGGTCGCGGAGCAGAAGCAGGCGGTTCACCATCCTGTTCAGCCTGTCAACAGCCAGCGCAGTCCTATCCCCAGCAACACTCAGCAGGCGTGCAACACTCAACCGAGGCTGGTGGAGACTGTGGCTGCGGCGGAGCCCGTGCTGGGATATTAACCTCGCGACTCTCTCGGTCCTGCCGACAGGCAGGGACGCCCAAGGAAAAGCGACGCTCAGGCGGCGGCTAGAACGCTGGTCCGCGCGGCCTCGGGCGCCGGCAGGTGCGACAGCACGCGGTGGAGGACCTCGTCCGGCAGGCCGCTGATCCGGTCGCCGCCGTCCGCACTCGACGCCTTCTTGCTCTGGCGGCTCGACATTTCGTCGAACAGGCGGCGCGTGTCGAGTGCCGAATGCTGCGGGATGGGAAATAAACGCGATTCTGAGGAACGTGGAATTGGGGAGGGGGAAATCAGGGAGGCCGAGCTTTCTTACCTTCGCCTGAAGCTTCGCAACCCGGACGCGGTCAGTTTCGGGGTCTCCCACGGCCAGTCAAGGACGGAGAGGACCGGCGGTGGGTGGCCAGATGACGCCGGCCAGGCGCAGATCTGAGATAACGGGTGGGCGCCGGCGGGGTGCCCGTGGCCGGAGTTCAAGCTCGGAGTCACTACGGAGGGATGGAAGCTAGGGGGAAGCGATGGAATGGGCGAATCGCCATACCGCGCGAGATCCGGCAGCCGCGCGCGGGCTGGCGGAGGCGGGGAGCTCAGGAGTAGCaggggcggaggaaggggatcCCTGGATCAGGAGTGAAGTGGCAGTGTGTTTGGATGACAGTGGGCCACTGGGCGAGGAATAGGATttctggtgcataatttttttagaagaaaGGACACTCCGGAACTTTTTACCCTCTATATTTTCGAATTTTCCTTACATGGGAGTACCCGTTGAATTAAGCAATGAGCGACTGTCGTTGAACTAGTAATTTTCAGAAAAGTTGTTCTAGACAAGTGTTTGATTTGTTTTCCTCCTTATCAACATGAAGATGGTACATTTCACTACTATTCCCTCGGTTCTACGAAGAGTGCAACCATAGCATTTGAAAAAAAACTCACGAAAAAGTGCAATTCTAGAAATTGGACAACAACAACCGCCTAATTTGCATgtcaaaattttcttctatCCATGATTGTAAGAAGTTTGGTCAGTTGTATgctgtcaaaaaaaaataaaggaggGAGTAGTTGACGGTCCGGTATACTTTTTACTAAGCTGTTATGAACATACTACAGACAATTTAACTGAATTAGTATAAATAATTTGAAATCTGTACTTGGGAATTGGGAAGTTCAGTTATTGGTACTTGACCTTATTTAAACAGGGTTAGAAAGCCGTACTACTCCACGCAATGCTCATGAAATTATACCTTTCTTGGGGCCAtcagccatgcatgcatgcatgaaaacATAGACAATTatttgaaatagaaaaacacAAACCACGTGTTCCCTTGATTCTGCAAAGCCAAATTTGTAAAACACCACATACGACTTAGATATTGGGGAACACTGGCATGACCCACACACATACATCAGAGAGACTCAGAGCATGCAATGGCCCTCCTCAGCTTGCAGCAAACTGTTCCCATCACCCAAGCAAGGGCTTGAAGGAGTTAAGCTGACACTTGTCTGGCGGCAGTGAAACAAACACACCCGCTGCACCAAGAATGCTTATATAGAAGGGTTTTTTTGATTCATAccattgcaattcttgaagtttaGAGAAACACCATTACAATTCGCCTATTTTGAACCGCGCCACTATAACTTTTGCTTTTCTAAAAAATGTCACGGAATACGTATGAAAATGACTTGGGCCCAGCTGCAGATGTATTCGTATACGTATATTTCATTGAAGCCCCTCTCCACTATCACTGACatgcgggccccacatgtcatgttcttcttcctcctcttcacaTCTTCCTCCGCATCAACTCTGGCGGCGCAGCTCGTTCAGCGGGGCGCGCAAGCTCCACCGGAGGGCCACCGCCTCCACATCTCCCGCGCGAATCGCCGCCCCCTGCCTCCCGCGGCACCAGGCTAGCCCCGGCCGACGGGCACAGCAAGCCCCCACAGGCGCGGCCTCTGACGGCGGCGTCCACAACCACGCGGCGAATCACTGCCCAACCCCCCATGTCCCGCGGTCCCAGgccagcccccccccccgacgGAACAGGACCTCGAGCTCCGGTGATTCGAGGTCCTGTTCGGTCGAATCGATGTCCTGTTCGAACTAATCGAGCTCCGGCAAGTCGAGGTCCGGCGAGTCGAGCACGGACGGTGTTGGAGCTGCGGCGCGTCCTCTCGCAGGCAAAGTTCCGTCGGTCACACCGATGCTGTGCAGCACGTCCCACCCCTGTGCAAGCTAGAGCAGCGCCGGgcacgctccgccgccgcggacgagcGGGAGCCCCTGTGGGCGAGCTCCGCTGGCCGCTCGAAGCCGTGCAGGCGGGAGCCGCAAGCGATGGAAGTAGGCGGGCGGTGGGAGCACAGGGGGTGATTTGATACACGCTAGTTGAGCAGAGGCGATGCGAGTGCCGGTGCGAGCTGACGGCAAGCGATGGAAGTAGTCGTGCACACGCTAGCACGAGGACGGCTACCGCCGCCGTGACGCCGTCGTCTTCGCCGACCAGGAGGCGGGCTTGAGGAAGAAGCCGCTGCTGCCGTGCTTGAGGGAGAAGCCGCCTGGATGCAGGAAGGAAGATGGGAAGAGGAGGAGGTAGAacatgacatgtggggcccacatgtcggtgACAGGGGAGATGGCTTCAATGAAATATACGTATACGAATACATCTGCAGCTGGGCCCAAGTCGTTTTCATACGTATTCCATGGCATTTTTTAGAAAAGCAAATATTATAGTGGCGCGGTTCAAAATAGACGAATTGTAATGGTGTTTATCcaaacttcaagaattgcaatggTATGAATAAAAAACCCAAAGAAATTGACTTCAATCCTGCCTCGCCACTAAAAACAACTGTTTCCGATCAAACTGTACTGCTCATCGGAAGAGCACGCATACTAGACACTTATGGTCAAATCTACTGATTGGAAGGCGTAAAAACCAAGAGATCTATACTGGTTCGGTTCACCTAGGACAACGTCCAGCGATGAGAACAACGTTCTTCTTGTTGCATACGGGGACAAGGTCTCGTATGTGCCACAGCTTCTTGCAggcgttgcatatatatatatatatatatatatatatatatataggaaagGCTTGCAGTTAGCATGCCAATTGCCAAGCAACTGGCTCTAGTAGGTGTGCCATCGCAGTCCGCTTTCTGCCAGCACCGGTCCAGCcaagtgtagcgaaaatggcatcTCAtgtcatatttcaatataatgttttggtgattgatatagacaacacaacacttggactaatatgattgttaagatgaccattctcaggcttttaggttcaagtgatgacaaagagaaaataggcgtagctaggcccgaagggccgcccctacaggGATTCCGCTAACCGATTAGTGGacggggggtcgagggggagccgcccctcacGGGTCTCAGGGTatcgccctgaaacctcttcggtctaAAGGACAAAGATTGAAGAGATcgtgaagaaatcaagtcaaaacaaacaagacagAGACATTTTGCTattaccggttaaaccgatgatgagcaaattgtactcatcggtgcaatggacccaaaagctgaggctagggttttgcatCGGTCGGTTGAACTGACGATGCCTGAAGataaacgtcggtgcagttgtccagaaacTCCGTTTTTTGGGGTTTCTGAGCTTACATACACCTGTTAAACCGATGATGCTTTTGAGAGCATCGgtcaattgatcaagtagccgttggaacaGTAACGGACAGTGGCCAACGGTCGGctgggaaaatgcactcaccggttaaaccggtgatgacgaTTTTTCtgaccgtcggattaaccggtgctaAGGAAATCTGTCAGCTTTTCTTAATGGCTAGTTTTGGAGGGTTGGCTATATATATCCCACCCCACGCCTCATTTGGAGTGTGCTGGAGTTACTGAAGAGATAGAGAAgtctactacacttgaagaacacctccaaccatcatagagtttcattgtacatcatataggcttaagcacacttgtgagagtgcttagtgcttgattaggcttagctcttgagagagtaagcttgagagaagtcttgctgcggcaagcaatcgttgtaatcgtcgtgtgaccctccgacttggtgtggagcggcaacgacactttgtgcgaggaaggagacccctcttggtgagaagctccgacagtgaagacggtgccgttggtgacgcttcgagagagatg
This genomic interval from Panicum virgatum strain AP13 chromosome 8K, P.virgatum_v5, whole genome shotgun sequence contains the following:
- the LOC120643902 gene encoding F-box protein At5g03100-like; the protein is MPPRRKGGKGRRAARPGAGRISIDELPDEVLHHVLSFLPAQEAVRTCVLARRWRHLWRSATGLRISCGPENEAAVNVKKLRDFVDHLFLLRGGSPLDTCQFNLLDINEDDDDTRRIHLWIRHVLMCRVRVLSLNMTWYSECWTKCFSLDGLPLVSQHLKRLELSSLYLDDSFLDFSSCPALEVIEIKECEIPDLDRILSRSLKSLSITGCCEFSEFHRFHVYAPNLVSLWLEVFIGRVPILDRMPSLVEAVVRIGRPDDFCHLADSGNCEDEHCPGCYGADGDTGCVLLQGLSEAQSLVLISDTKMFIFRRDLKCCPIFSNLKTLLLNEYWCVPDDFSALTCILEHSPVLEKLTLQLFCEGPKSNVHMKGSPDPKERSNAISEHLKVVEVKCEVVDDRVINILKFLNKLAIYSYKFQF
- the LOC120643903 gene encoding uncharacterized protein LOC120643903, translated to MYGVGVSEDACLHYVDKIFSESLIDLKITHCNFDFGAITTISVPSLRFLVLAYCEGQTPMLETMPRLVNAVITLGWFDEDRCGIDTDEDHCGEGTDEVHYGEGTDEDYHKLCRNCCGVCANCCGNDRNRDCVLLGGLSSVKYLRLDPSYQMFTVKRDLQCCPMFGNLRTLVLDNWRLNIGLEVLLCFLQHTRLLEKLNINVPKESEKPNIVDNELCNSIAEFVHLPYLSVVEVRYRKDGYKICHWELLKILEVSVSNLKQFNVIRDIWYVPNYWNY